Proteins from a genomic interval of Sphingomonas sp. Y38-1Y:
- the xth gene encoding exodeoxyribonuclease III — protein MRIVSYNVNGIKARLPRLLEYLEEQQPDVVCLQELKSSDETFPEADIRGAGYGAVWHGQKGFNGVAILAKGADPFERQRGLTGEPEDEHSRYLEAEVDGVVIASIYLPNGNPVPGPKFDYKLRWIERLSARARDLLAEERPVVLAGDYNVIPNDDDTFSVRAMESDALMQPESRQGYRRLVAQGWTDALRTRFPGGGVWTFWDYQAGAWQRDAGFRIDHLLLSPTAADRLVDAGVDKEYRGREKASDHAPTWVRLR, from the coding sequence AGGCGCGGCTGCCCCGCCTCCTCGAATATCTCGAGGAGCAGCAGCCCGATGTCGTCTGTCTTCAGGAACTCAAGTCGAGCGACGAAACCTTTCCGGAGGCCGATATTCGGGGCGCCGGGTACGGCGCGGTGTGGCACGGACAGAAGGGCTTCAACGGCGTCGCGATTCTGGCCAAGGGCGCCGATCCGTTCGAGCGTCAGCGGGGCCTGACGGGCGAGCCGGAGGACGAGCATAGCCGCTATTTGGAGGCCGAGGTGGATGGCGTCGTCATCGCCTCGATCTACCTGCCCAACGGCAATCCGGTGCCCGGTCCCAAATTCGACTACAAGCTGCGCTGGATCGAACGATTGTCGGCGCGTGCGCGCGATCTGCTCGCCGAGGAGCGGCCGGTGGTGCTGGCGGGCGACTATAACGTCATTCCCAATGACGACGACACCTTCTCCGTCCGCGCGATGGAAAGCGATGCACTGATGCAGCCTGAATCGCGCCAAGGCTATCGCCGGCTGGTCGCGCAGGGGTGGACCGATGCGCTGCGCACGCGCTTTCCCGGCGGCGGCGTCTGGACGTTTTGGGACTATCAGGCGGGCGCATGGCAGCGCGACGCGGGGTTCCGCATCGATCATCTGCTGCTCAGCCCGACTGCCGCCGACCGCCTAGTCGATGCCGGCGTCGACAAGGAATATCGCGGGCGGGAGAAGGCGAGCGATCACGCGCCGACCTGGGTACGGCTGCGCTGA
- a CDS encoding GGDEF domain-containing protein: MEAGGFGLAANVGVALLFALSFGAIAATDPSQRHARLFAAAYLLGMLTPLCELLVRYTSLPTFFSLAGYASFLASMLVTAYSVATFFGQRSSRRLLMALFVGGVALRMMIWGGPRDWLPYELAYQAPFALAMLAATLAASRVRPRRLLTVVLTVDFALVAAHFPLKAVASVWLGSGATARDYAASNYAALSQAVTGLLLTSAGLVLLLLVHEAAVLRSRSEANSDPMTGLDNRRGFFARLDRLLAEADRSHRPVPVVLFDLDQFKAINDRHGHAAGDRVIGAFAAVLEAHVPPGGAVARLGGEEFAMVLPGLGLDAAWRLAERVRHVAATAPVEGIAYTVSGGAAERMPGRPMDAALARADRALYAAKAQGRNRIARAAAEPERGAEILALDRAG; encoded by the coding sequence ATGGAAGCGGGCGGGTTCGGACTGGCGGCGAATGTCGGCGTGGCGCTGTTGTTCGCGCTGAGCTTTGGCGCGATCGCCGCAACCGACCCCAGCCAGCGCCACGCGCGACTGTTCGCTGCCGCCTATCTGCTCGGCATGTTGACGCCGCTGTGCGAGCTGCTGGTCCGCTATACCTCACTGCCGACCTTCTTCTCGCTTGCCGGTTATGCGAGCTTTCTCGCCTCGATGCTCGTCACCGCGTACAGCGTCGCGACCTTCTTCGGCCAGCGCAGCTCGCGACGATTGCTGATGGCGCTGTTCGTCGGCGGCGTCGCGCTCCGGATGATGATCTGGGGCGGACCGCGCGACTGGCTCCCTTACGAGCTTGCCTATCAGGCGCCGTTCGCGCTCGCGATGCTGGCGGCGACGCTTGCCGCCTCGCGCGTGCGGCCGCGACGGCTGCTGACCGTCGTGCTCACGGTCGATTTCGCGCTGGTGGCTGCGCATTTTCCGCTGAAGGCGGTCGCGTCCGTGTGGCTCGGTTCGGGCGCTACCGCGCGCGATTATGCCGCGAGCAACTATGCCGCGCTGTCCCAAGCGGTGACGGGGCTGCTGCTCACGTCCGCGGGACTCGTCCTGTTGCTGCTGGTGCACGAAGCGGCGGTGCTGCGGTCGCGGAGCGAGGCGAACAGCGATCCGATGACCGGCCTCGACAATCGCCGCGGTTTCTTCGCGCGGCTCGATCGGTTGCTGGCCGAGGCCGACCGGTCGCACCGGCCGGTACCGGTGGTGCTGTTCGACCTCGACCAGTTCAAGGCGATCAACGACCGGCACGGCCACGCCGCCGGCGACCGGGTGATCGGTGCGTTCGCAGCGGTCCTGGAGGCGCATGTGCCGCCGGGCGGCGCAGTAGCACGGCTGGGCGGCGAGGAGTTCGCGATGGTGCTGCCGGGGCTCGGCCTCGACGCCGCCTGGCGCTTGGCCGAGCGGGTGCGCCATGTCGCGGCGACGGCGCCGGTGGAGGGGATCGCCTATACCGTCAGCGGCGGCGCGGCCGAGCGAATGCCTGGCAGGCCGATGGACGCCGCGCTCGCCCGCGCCGACCGCGCGCTCTACGCGGCGAAGGCGCAGGGTCGCAACCGCATCGCCCGCGCCGCCGCCGAGCCCGAGCGCGGCGCCGAGATCCTGGCGCTCGACCGGGCGGGTTGA
- a CDS encoding N-acetyltransferase, whose translation MIQVRPVATKADTRAFIDLAYRLNADDPNWVPPLRQEVAETISPKKNGWFSHAEGQLFLAERGDKVVGRISAHVDTLALTMPADRGFGPGTGQWGLLEAEDGEVAAALIRTAEAWLKGKGLTRALGPISLSIWEQPGLLTEGFDHPPTVLMGHNKPEQRGWVEAAGYTPAKELVTYELDITQEFPPIVQRIVAAGERNARIRVREVDKAKFAEEAAIILGILNDAWGDNWGFVPLTQPEIDDVGKKLKPIVFNDLIRIAELDGEPVAFMITLPDLNEAVAPLKGNLLPFGWAKLLLWLRRPKARTMRVPLMGVVKRLQASRMASQLAFMMIEYIRRDAVAHYGASRGEIGWILDDNQGMIAIADAIQSRINKRYTIFEKAL comes from the coding sequence ATGATCCAGGTTCGCCCCGTCGCCACCAAGGCCGATACCCGCGCCTTCATCGACCTTGCTTATCGCCTGAACGCCGACGACCCGAACTGGGTACCGCCGCTGCGACAGGAAGTGGCGGAAACGATCAGCCCCAAGAAGAACGGCTGGTTCAGCCATGCCGAGGGCCAGCTCTTCCTCGCCGAGCGCGGCGACAAGGTGGTGGGTCGCATTTCCGCGCATGTCGACACGCTCGCGCTGACCATGCCCGCCGACCGCGGCTTTGGTCCCGGCACCGGCCAATGGGGCCTGCTGGAGGCAGAGGATGGCGAGGTCGCGGCCGCGCTCATCCGCACGGCGGAAGCATGGCTGAAGGGCAAGGGGCTGACGCGCGCGCTCGGCCCCATCAGCCTGTCGATCTGGGAACAGCCGGGCCTCCTGACCGAAGGCTTCGATCATCCGCCGACGGTGCTGATGGGCCACAACAAGCCCGAACAGCGCGGCTGGGTCGAGGCGGCGGGCTATACGCCGGCGAAGGAACTCGTCACCTACGAGCTCGACATTACCCAGGAATTCCCGCCGATCGTCCAGCGCATCGTCGCCGCGGGCGAGCGCAATGCGCGCATCCGCGTGCGCGAGGTCGACAAGGCGAAATTCGCCGAGGAAGCGGCGATCATCCTGGGCATCCTCAACGACGCCTGGGGCGACAATTGGGGCTTCGTGCCGCTGACCCAGCCAGAGATCGACGATGTCGGCAAGAAGCTGAAGCCGATCGTGTTCAACGACCTCATCCGCATCGCCGAACTGGATGGCGAGCCGGTGGCGTTCATGATTACGCTGCCCGACCTCAACGAGGCGGTGGCGCCGCTCAAGGGCAACCTCCTCCCCTTCGGCTGGGCCAAGCTGCTCCTGTGGCTGCGCCGGCCCAAGGCGCGGACGATGCGCGTGCCGCTGATGGGCGTGGTCAAGCGGCTTCAGGCGTCGCGAATGGCGAGCCAGCTCGCCTTCATGATGATCGAATATATCCGCCGCGACGCGGTCGCGCATTACGGCGCATCGCGCGGGGAGATCGGCTGGATCCTCGACGACAATCAGGGGATGATCGCGATCGCCGACGCGATCCAGAGCCGGATCAACAAGCGCTACACGATCTTCGAGAAAGCGCTCTGA
- a CDS encoding fatty acid desaturase family protein, with amino-acid sequence MDAIMNMLTVNQIDASGVAARRMAAPVRDRMAEDKAMLRTAAELTRDLLKPNPTIYWTDLIASSALGYGALIASMTLASTGWAVAAFVVAVLALYRAASFIHEVSHIKHSALPGFRTGWNALIGVPLLAPSFLYEGVHNLHHQRTKYGTADDPEYLPLAHMKPWSVPLFVLVAALAPIGFLIRFGIMVPVGLVSPKLRAEIDARFSALAINPDFRRRPIEGEALTLFRRYERAASVWAITLVALTVAGVVPLKAFAIYLGAISALMIINQVRTLVAHLWENEGEAMSVTSQYLDSVNVPPPGMLPLLWAPVGLRYHALHHLLPGLPYHSLGEAHRRLSGVLEAHSPFHAANHRGLPGLLVRLVRGTLGQR; translated from the coding sequence ATGGATGCGATCATGAACATGCTGACGGTGAACCAGATCGACGCGAGCGGCGTCGCCGCGCGGCGGATGGCGGCGCCGGTGCGCGACCGCATGGCGGAGGACAAGGCGATGCTCCGCACCGCCGCCGAGCTGACGCGCGACCTGTTGAAGCCCAATCCGACGATCTACTGGACCGACCTGATCGCGTCGAGCGCGCTGGGCTATGGCGCGTTGATCGCGTCGATGACGCTGGCTTCGACCGGCTGGGCGGTGGCGGCGTTCGTCGTCGCGGTGCTCGCGCTCTATCGCGCGGCGAGCTTCATCCACGAAGTGAGCCACATCAAGCATTCGGCACTGCCGGGGTTTCGCACCGGCTGGAACGCGCTGATCGGCGTGCCGCTGCTGGCGCCGTCGTTCCTGTATGAGGGCGTCCACAACCTCCACCATCAGCGGACCAAGTACGGCACCGCCGACGATCCCGAATATCTGCCGCTGGCGCATATGAAGCCGTGGAGCGTGCCGCTGTTCGTGCTGGTCGCCGCGCTGGCGCCGATCGGCTTCCTGATCCGCTTCGGCATCATGGTGCCGGTCGGGCTGGTCAGCCCGAAGCTGCGCGCCGAGATCGATGCGCGCTTCTCGGCGCTGGCGATCAATCCCGACTTCCGCCGCCGTCCGATCGAGGGCGAGGCGCTGACGCTGTTCCGCCGCTACGAGCGCGCGGCGAGCGTCTGGGCGATCACGCTGGTGGCGCTGACGGTTGCGGGCGTCGTGCCGCTCAAGGCGTTCGCCATCTATCTCGGCGCGATCTCGGCGCTGATGATCATCAACCAGGTCCGCACGCTCGTCGCCCATCTCTGGGAGAATGAGGGCGAGGCGATGTCGGTGACGTCGCAGTATCTCGACTCGGTCAACGTGCCGCCGCCGGGAATGCTGCCGTTACTGTGGGCGCCGGTGGGCCTGCGCTATCATGCGCTCCACCATCTCCTGCCGGGGCTGCCCTACCACTCGCTGGGCGAGGCGCATCGCCGTTTGTCCGGCGTGCTGGAGGCGCATTCGCCCTTCCATGCCGCGAACCATCGCGGATTGCCGGGGCTGCTCGTGCGGCTGGTGCGCGGGACGTTGGGCCAGCGCTGA